The following are from one region of the Methyloversatilis discipulorum genome:
- a CDS encoding EAL domain-containing protein — MPTRNAEPVDGAAGLRSPAVVCLIALLLMLVAALLPPIPLFEGRHGAMLAFHLLLETFSVVVSALVVIMAWHRFDQSGDYASNTLIFGFSVVAGSDLIHALSYAGMPALLTESSTAKAIFFWLAGRSFELLTVALVAARIALPGSRGSWLTLGLLGTGALFVAGTWFLDLFPMTFVPGVGVTAFKAGFEYVLCIGNLAVAGWLFWQNRVTPDQRTRYLACACFVMGIGELAFTNYTTASDFMNMFGHLYKIAAYAFVYRATFVIGLREPYELLQRSEQSLRERERELDTILSNVPADIARIDRDLRFRYVNPMHELHLGRTASDIVGRTVDEVMPPQLAGQMRPRLAEALQGRRVEFDCHFTGNDGNAVHLSSTLVPERSADGGIDSVVLILNDTTERERAQRRVLDSLREVGELKAALDAHAIVAETDARGVITRVNDKFCEISQYAREELVGRSHRVVNSGTHAPGFFADMWKTISRGLVWHGDICNRAKDGSLYWVHTTIVPLVDADGVPQRYIAIRADITTRKKAEQEAQRLAFHDELTGLPNRRLMNSRLDQAIAGAVRDGQHGALLLMDLDNFKEINDTLGHAQGDALLQQMSARLRSCVRDTDTVARLGGDEFVVILGNLGIDLQTASLRVGEIGDKLREALAAECDLGGQMVSSTASIGAVLFNCAEDRADELLKQADMALYKAKESGRNRLSFFDPALQENTTARARLLRDLRGALERGELRLHYQPVTDVERRITGVEALVRWEHPVRGMVSPAAFIPLAEQSNHILPIGQWVLDTACAQLRAWADDPLRAQWTIAVNVSERQFHESGFVGRVEQALADSGADPRRLRLELTESMLHRDLDMTLATMRTLQQRGVRFALDDFGTGYSSLAYLKKLPLDQLKIDKSFVDEVLSDPHSAAIVRTILSLAGNLGLNVVAEGVETEAQMAFLSAHGCDAFQGYLLSRPLPVEQLPDSIAAAPALV, encoded by the coding sequence ATGCCCACACGAAATGCCGAACCCGTCGACGGTGCCGCCGGCCTGCGTTCGCCGGCTGTCGTCTGCCTGATCGCCCTGCTGCTGATGTTGGTTGCGGCGCTGCTGCCGCCGATTCCGCTGTTCGAGGGCCGGCATGGCGCGATGCTAGCCTTTCATCTTCTGCTCGAAACCTTCTCGGTCGTGGTGTCGGCGCTGGTCGTCATCATGGCCTGGCACCGTTTCGACCAGTCCGGCGACTACGCCTCCAACACGCTCATCTTCGGTTTTTCGGTGGTTGCCGGCAGCGACCTGATCCACGCACTGAGTTACGCCGGCATGCCGGCCCTGCTGACCGAGAGCAGCACCGCGAAAGCCATCTTCTTCTGGCTGGCCGGCCGCTCGTTCGAACTGCTGACTGTCGCGCTGGTGGCGGCACGCATCGCGCTGCCCGGGTCACGTGGCAGCTGGCTGACACTCGGCCTGCTTGGCACCGGTGCGCTGTTCGTCGCTGGCACCTGGTTTCTCGACCTCTTTCCGATGACTTTCGTGCCCGGCGTCGGCGTGACGGCGTTCAAGGCTGGCTTCGAGTACGTGCTGTGCATCGGCAATCTGGCGGTGGCCGGCTGGCTGTTCTGGCAGAACCGGGTCACGCCCGACCAGCGCACCCGCTACCTTGCCTGCGCCTGTTTCGTGATGGGCATCGGCGAACTGGCGTTCACCAATTACACGACGGCGTCGGATTTCATGAACATGTTCGGCCATCTGTACAAGATTGCCGCCTACGCCTTCGTCTATCGCGCGACCTTCGTCATCGGCCTGCGCGAGCCCTACGAACTGCTGCAGCGCTCGGAACAGTCGCTGCGCGAGCGCGAGCGCGAGCTGGACACGATACTGTCCAACGTGCCGGCCGACATCGCGCGCATCGACCGCGACCTGCGTTTCCGCTACGTGAACCCGATGCACGAGCTGCACCTGGGCCGGACCGCCAGCGACATCGTCGGCCGCACGGTGGACGAGGTGATGCCGCCGCAGCTGGCCGGACAGATGCGGCCACGGCTGGCCGAGGCCCTGCAGGGGCGGCGCGTGGAGTTCGACTGCCATTTCACGGGAAACGACGGCAACGCCGTCCACCTGTCATCGACCTTGGTGCCGGAACGCAGCGCCGACGGCGGCATCGACAGCGTGGTGCTGATCCTCAACGACACCACCGAGCGCGAGCGTGCGCAGCGCCGCGTGCTCGACTCGCTGCGCGAGGTTGGCGAGCTGAAGGCGGCGCTGGACGCGCACGCCATCGTCGCGGAAACCGATGCTCGCGGCGTCATCACCCGCGTGAACGACAAGTTCTGCGAGATTTCGCAGTACGCGCGTGAAGAACTGGTCGGCCGCAGTCACCGCGTCGTCAACTCGGGCACGCACGCGCCCGGGTTCTTCGCCGACATGTGGAAGACCATTTCAAGAGGGCTGGTGTGGCACGGCGACATCTGCAACCGGGCCAAGGACGGCTCGCTGTACTGGGTGCACACCACCATCGTGCCGCTGGTCGACGCCGATGGCGTGCCGCAGCGCTACATCGCGATACGCGCCGACATCACGACGCGCAAGAAGGCCGAGCAGGAGGCGCAACGGCTGGCCTTTCACGACGAACTGACCGGCCTGCCCAACCGCCGTCTGATGAACAGCCGGCTCGACCAGGCCATCGCCGGTGCCGTGCGCGACGGGCAGCACGGCGCGCTGCTGCTGATGGATCTGGACAACTTCAAGGAAATCAACGACACGCTGGGCCACGCCCAGGGTGACGCGCTGCTGCAGCAGATGTCGGCGCGACTGCGCAGCTGTGTGCGCGACACCGACACCGTGGCGAGACTGGGCGGCGACGAGTTCGTCGTCATCCTGGGCAATCTGGGCATCGATCTGCAGACTGCCTCGCTGCGCGTCGGCGAGATCGGCGACAAGCTGCGCGAAGCACTGGCGGCCGAATGCGACCTCGGCGGGCAGATGGTCAGCTCCACCGCCAGCATTGGCGCCGTGCTGTTCAACTGCGCCGAAGACCGCGCCGACGAACTGCTGAAGCAGGCCGATATGGCGCTGTACAAGGCGAAGGAAAGCGGTCGCAACCGGCTCAGCTTTTTCGACCCGGCGCTGCAGGAGAACACCACCGCCCGCGCCAGGCTGCTGCGTGACCTGCGCGGCGCTCTCGAGCGCGGCGAACTGCGGCTGCACTACCAGCCGGTGACCGACGTCGAGCGGCGCATCACCGGCGTCGAGGCGCTGGTGCGCTGGGAACACCCGGTGCGCGGCATGGTGTCGCCGGCGGCCTTCATCCCGCTGGCCGAACAGAGCAACCACATCCTGCCGATCGGCCAGTGGGTGCTGGACACCGCCTGTGCCCAGCTGCGCGCCTGGGCCGACGACCCGCTGCGGGCGCAGTGGACGATCGCGGTGAACGTGAGCGAGCGGCAGTTCCACGAATCCGGCTTCGTCGGGCGGGTCGAGCAGGCACTGGCCGACAGCGGCGCCGATCCGCGCCGGCTGCGCCTCGAATTGACCGAAAGCATGCTGCACCGCGACCTCGACATGACGCTGGCGACGATGCGCACGCTGCAGCAGCGCGGCGTGCGCTTCGCGCTGGACGACTTCGGCACCGGCTACTCCTCGCTCGCCTACCTGAAGAAGCTGCCGCTGGACCAGCTCAAGATAGACAAGAGCTTCGTCGACGAGGTGCTGAGCGACCCGCACTCGGCCGCCATCGTGCGCACCATCCTGTCGCTGGCCGGCAATCTCGGGCTCAACGTGGTGGCCGAGGGCGTCGAAACCGAGGCCCAGATGGCCTTCCTGTCGGCGCACGGCTGCGACGCCTTCCAGGGCTATCTGCTGAGCAGACCGCTGCCGGTGGAACAGCTGCCGGACAGCATCGCCGCCGCGCCGGCACTGGTCTGA
- the rsxB gene encoding electron transport complex subunit RsxB, translating to MISALLVMTGLALALGAALGAASVLFKTQGDPLVDKIDAILPQTQCGQCGYPGCKPYATAIAGGEADINQCPPGGDEGVRKLADLLGREYKPLNAEHGVEKPKSVAVIDEATCIGCTLCIQACPVDAIVGAAKQMHTIVTDLCTGCELCVPPCPADCIDMVPVAETVETWKWRYPVFDLKPVSTETAAKEAA from the coding sequence ATGATTTCCGCACTGCTCGTGATGACCGGTCTTGCGCTGGCGCTCGGTGCCGCGCTCGGCGCCGCGTCGGTGCTGTTCAAGACCCAGGGCGACCCGCTGGTCGACAAGATCGACGCCATCCTGCCGCAGACGCAGTGCGGCCAGTGCGGCTACCCCGGCTGCAAGCCCTACGCCACCGCAATCGCCGGCGGTGAGGCGGACATCAACCAGTGCCCGCCCGGCGGCGACGAAGGCGTGCGCAAGCTGGCCGACCTACTGGGCCGCGAATACAAGCCGCTGAATGCCGAGCACGGCGTCGAGAAGCCGAAGTCGGTGGCGGTGATCGACGAAGCGACCTGCATCGGCTGCACGCTGTGCATACAGGCGTGTCCGGTGGACGCCATCGTCGGCGCTGCCAAGCAGATGCACACCATCGTCACCGACCTCTGTACCGGCTGCGAACTGTGCGTACCGCCCTGCCCGGCCGACTGCATCGACATGGTGCCGGTGGCCGAAACGGTGGAAACCTGGAAATGGCGCTACCCGGTGTTCGACCTGAAGCCGGTATCGACCGAAACCGCAGCAAAGGAAGCCGCCTGA
- a CDS encoding PepSY-associated TM helix domain-containing protein has protein sequence MKSATPDTATASCTSAVRPRATSLQRWVWVHKWSSLVCTLFMLLLCLTGLPLVFYHEIDHALGKHIEAPEMAVGTAHLPVDRIVESARLHHPDLVPLYLFKEEDEPDMWVVKMDTRPDTDETQAKFSVVDARTGDVLGEPRFDEGFMHLMYRLHVDLFAGLAGRLFLGFMGLLLVVALVSGVVLYAPFMRKLDFGEVRRSRSTKLWWLDMHNMLGIVTVTWALVVGGTGVINTWADLILKAWQAEQVAALKTAGAGAAQGGSAAPLQSLVDAALAAEPGMAVATVAFPGTLLSTPSHYAVFLHGDTPLTAKLLKATLVDPVSAAVIETKPRPWYATALLLSQPLHFGDYGGLPLKILWALLDLVTLVVLWSGLVLWWRKHRHAAAAPVSVGHGTTTARGGA, from the coding sequence ATGAAATCCGCTACGCCCGACACCGCCACGGCTTCCTGTACGTCCGCCGTACGCCCCCGCGCCACCTCGCTGCAGCGATGGGTGTGGGTGCACAAATGGTCCAGTCTGGTGTGCACGCTGTTCATGCTGCTGCTGTGTCTGACCGGTCTGCCGCTGGTTTTCTATCATGAGATCGACCACGCTCTCGGCAAGCACATCGAGGCGCCGGAAATGGCTGTCGGCACCGCGCATCTGCCGGTCGACCGCATCGTCGAGTCGGCGCGCCTCCACCATCCCGATCTGGTGCCGCTCTACCTGTTCAAGGAAGAGGACGAGCCGGACATGTGGGTGGTCAAGATGGACACCCGGCCCGACACCGACGAGACGCAGGCGAAGTTTTCGGTGGTCGACGCGCGCACCGGCGACGTCCTTGGCGAGCCCCGTTTCGACGAAGGTTTCATGCACCTGATGTACCGGCTGCATGTCGATCTGTTCGCCGGTCTGGCCGGCCGGCTGTTCCTCGGCTTCATGGGCCTGTTGCTGGTGGTCGCGCTGGTCAGTGGCGTCGTGCTGTACGCCCCTTTCATGCGCAAGCTTGATTTCGGCGAGGTGCGTCGCAGCCGCTCGACCAAGCTGTGGTGGCTGGACATGCACAACATGCTGGGCATCGTCACCGTCACCTGGGCGCTGGTCGTGGGTGGAACCGGCGTCATCAACACCTGGGCAGACCTGATCCTGAAGGCCTGGCAGGCGGAACAGGTTGCCGCGCTGAAGACCGCCGGAGCCGGTGCCGCGCAGGGCGGCAGCGCGGCGCCGCTGCAGTCGCTGGTCGACGCTGCACTGGCCGCCGAGCCGGGCATGGCCGTTGCCACCGTCGCCTTTCCCGGCACGCTGCTATCGACGCCGTCGCACTACGCCGTCTTCCTGCACGGCGACACGCCGCTCACTGCCAAGCTGTTGAAGGCCACGCTGGTGGACCCGGTCAGTGCGGCGGTGATCGAAACGAAACCGCGCCCCTGGTACGCCACCGCGCTGCTGCTGTCGCAGCCGCTGCACTTCGGCGACTACGGCGGCCTGCCGCTCAAAATCCTGTGGGCGCTGCTCGACCTGGTCACCCTCGTCGTGCTGTGGAG
- the rsxA gene encoding electron transport complex subunit RsxA, producing the protein MTSYLFILLGTALVNNVVFVRILGLCPFMGVSKKLETAIGMGLATMFVLTLACGSSYLIDTFLLKPFGLGYLSTLSFIVVIAAIVQLTELVIQKTSPLLHQVLGIYLPLITTNCAVLGVPLLNQAARHNLLQSLLFGFGSAAGFVLALVLFASIRERLDGADIPAPFRGNAIAMITAGLMSLAFMGFAGLDS; encoded by the coding sequence ATGACGAGTTACCTGTTCATCCTGCTTGGCACCGCGCTGGTCAATAACGTGGTGTTCGTGCGCATCCTCGGCCTGTGCCCCTTCATGGGCGTGTCGAAAAAGCTCGAAACCGCGATCGGCATGGGTCTGGCGACCATGTTCGTGCTGACGCTGGCCTGCGGCTCCAGCTATCTGATCGACACCTTCCTGCTCAAGCCCTTCGGCCTGGGCTATCTGTCGACGCTGAGCTTCATCGTGGTCATCGCCGCCATCGTGCAGCTGACCGAACTGGTGATCCAGAAGACCAGCCCGCTGCTGCACCAGGTGCTGGGCATCTACCTGCCGCTGATCACCACCAACTGCGCCGTGCTGGGCGTACCGCTGCTGAACCAGGCGGCGCGCCACAACCTGCTGCAGTCGCTGCTGTTCGGCTTCGGCTCGGCCGCCGGCTTCGTGCTGGCGCTGGTGCTGTTCGCCAGCATCCGCGAGCGGCTGGACGGCGCCGACATCCCCGCGCCCTTCCGCGGCAACGCCATCGCCATGATCACCGCCGGCCTGATGAGCCTGGCCTTCATGGGCTTCGCCGGACTCGACTCATGA
- a CDS encoding TonB-dependent receptor, whose protein sequence is MKNAPSFPRPPLALAIMAALASTVAHAQQTEDPSAPITLAPVVVEASADASAAGLPPAFAGGQVAKGARIGILGNQSTLDTPFSTTAYTSQLIEDQQASGVAEVLRNDPTVRISRGFGNFQELYVIRGFPLFSDDMAYNGLYGVLPRQYVATEFLERVEVLRGANTFVNGAAPGGTAGSGIGGSINLVPKRAPNEDLTRLTYGLQTGGQDYLAADVARRFGENKELGLRVNAARRVGGTGIDNERKDFEMFSLGADYRGRDFRLSADVGMQDQNLIEGRPSLLRGGGLTFVPRPPSASSNYSQPWIYSGDQTVFGTVRAEFDLSDVTTTWVAVGARRGKERNSLPFHFLDSNGTINSSRFDNYRDETVVTGEAGIRTQVTTGAVQHRLTASIAGHWRTEKNENEFGAAFVDNLYDPQPVARPGGAANPELNSPQTQQKTRSFSLALADTMAFANDRLLLTLGARLQKIIDVPYNDYAVFGTSYDKTKLTPAVGAVYKLTQEMSLYANYAEALTRGGTAPNTAVNANERLSPFVSKQTEAGVKYEDKRFGAGLAVFSIELPSAFVGADNVFRASGEQQNTGIELTLYGEPLQGLRLLGGATWIDAELERTAGGSNDGNRAIGVPSAQYTFGVEWDVPLLRGLSLDARTIYTASQYFDAQNAASIPSWTRFDLGARYITRVAGKDVTFRARVDNVSDRAYWAAAGGYPGSSYLVQGAPRTAMLSATVDF, encoded by the coding sequence ATGAAGAACGCCCCTTCTTTCCCGCGCCCTCCCCTTGCGCTCGCCATCATGGCGGCGCTCGCCAGCACCGTTGCTCACGCCCAGCAGACCGAAGATCCGTCGGCGCCGATCACGCTCGCACCGGTGGTGGTCGAAGCCAGCGCCGACGCGTCGGCCGCCGGCCTGCCGCCCGCCTTCGCCGGCGGACAGGTGGCGAAGGGGGCGCGTATCGGCATACTCGGCAACCAGAGCACGCTGGACACCCCGTTCAGCACTACCGCCTATACGAGTCAGCTGATCGAGGACCAGCAGGCCTCGGGCGTCGCCGAAGTGCTGCGCAATGACCCGACCGTGCGCATTTCGCGCGGCTTCGGCAACTTCCAGGAGCTGTACGTCATCCGCGGCTTCCCGCTGTTCTCCGACGACATGGCCTACAACGGCCTGTATGGCGTGCTGCCACGGCAGTACGTGGCAACCGAGTTCCTCGAACGCGTCGAGGTGCTGCGCGGCGCCAACACCTTCGTCAACGGCGCCGCACCGGGCGGCACAGCAGGCAGCGGCATCGGCGGCTCGATCAATCTGGTGCCCAAGCGCGCACCGAACGAGGACCTGACACGCCTGACCTACGGTCTGCAGACCGGCGGTCAGGACTACCTCGCAGCCGATGTGGCGCGCCGCTTCGGCGAAAACAAGGAACTGGGCCTGCGCGTGAACGCAGCCCGACGCGTCGGCGGCACCGGCATCGACAACGAACGCAAGGACTTCGAAATGTTCTCGCTGGGCGCGGATTACCGCGGCCGCGACTTCCGGCTGTCGGCGGACGTCGGCATGCAGGACCAGAACCTGATCGAGGGCCGTCCAAGCCTCTTGCGCGGCGGCGGTCTCACATTCGTCCCGCGTCCGCCGAGCGCGTCGTCGAACTATTCGCAGCCGTGGATCTACTCCGGCGACCAGACCGTGTTCGGCACGGTGCGTGCAGAGTTCGATCTGAGCGACGTCACCACCACCTGGGTGGCGGTGGGCGCGCGCCGTGGCAAGGAACGCAACTCACTGCCCTTCCACTTCCTGGACTCGAACGGCACGATCAACTCCAGCCGCTTCGACAACTATCGCGACGAGACGGTGGTAACGGGCGAGGCCGGTATCCGTACCCAGGTGACGACAGGAGCGGTCCAGCACCGCCTGACGGCGTCGATAGCCGGCCACTGGCGCACCGAGAAGAACGAGAACGAGTTCGGCGCCGCCTTCGTCGATAACCTCTACGACCCGCAACCGGTTGCACGACCGGGCGGTGCCGCCAATCCCGAGCTGAACTCGCCGCAGACACAGCAGAAGACCCGCAGCTTCAGTCTGGCCCTCGCCGACACGATGGCCTTTGCCAACGACCGACTGCTGCTCACACTCGGCGCGCGGCTGCAGAAGATCATCGACGTTCCCTACAACGACTACGCGGTATTCGGCACCTCCTATGACAAGACCAAGCTCACACCGGCGGTCGGTGCGGTATATAAGCTCACGCAGGAAATGTCGTTGTACGCCAACTACGCCGAGGCACTGACCCGTGGCGGCACCGCGCCGAACACCGCGGTCAATGCCAACGAGCGCCTGTCGCCCTTCGTGTCGAAGCAGACGGAAGCCGGCGTGAAGTACGAGGACAAGCGCTTCGGCGCCGGTCTGGCGGTGTTCTCGATCGAGTTGCCGAGTGCTTTCGTCGGCGCCGACAACGTGTTCCGCGCCAGCGGCGAGCAGCAGAACACCGGCATTGAGCTGACGCTGTACGGCGAACCGCTGCAGGGCCTGCGCCTGCTCGGTGGCGCCACCTGGATCGACGCCGAACTGGAGCGCACGGCCGGCGGCAGCAACGACGGCAACCGTGCGATCGGCGTACCGTCCGCCCAATACACTTTCGGTGTCGAGTGGGATGTGCCGCTGCTGCGCGGCCTGAGCCTGGACGCACGCACCATCTACACCGCGTCACAGTACTTCGATGCGCAAAACGCCGCGTCCATCCCGAGCTGGACGCGCTTCGACCTCGGCGCGCGCTACATCACGCGAGTCGCCGGCAAGGACGTCACCTTCCGCGCCCGCGTCGACAACGTGAGCGACCGCGCCTACTGGGCGGCGGCCGGCGGCTACCCCGGCTCCAGCTATCTGGTGCAGGGCGCGCCGCGTACCGCCATGCTCAGCGCCACGGTCGATTTCTAA
- the rsxC gene encoding electron transport complex subunit RsxC has translation MLRKLFSFNGGVKPDPNKGASTREPIARLPLPPQLIIPLHQHIGGTPRPLVKVGDRVLHGQRIGAADGNVSSAVHAPTSGTVVAIEPRLMPHASGLSSMAVVIEPDGQDQRIEREPFDWHAATPGEVRDYLRDAGVVGLGGAVFPSHLKLSPGKAGGTDTLVLNGAECEPFITCDDMLMRSEAEDILRGALVMQKMLAAKQVLVGVEDNKPEAAAALKAAAAALGHASLDVVVVPTRYPAGGAKQLIRVLTGIEVPHGSRSTDFGVQCFNVATALAVWNALEHGEPLTRRIVTVAGNVDRPRNFDVAIGTPIGFVFEHAGLKPDTDKLIMGGPMMGIPLPGVEAPVVKATNCLLASSPVLFPPPEPELPCIRCGECARACPADLQPFELYWHSRARNFGRAQEYHLFDCIECGCCAYVCPSHIPLVDYYRYAKSEIWARERDKDAADSARERFEFRNWRAEREKEEKAAKLAARSAAKPAAKPAATDKSPAEGEAAATPAEDPKKALIEAAMARAKAQKEAVAAKNTDTLTPAQQAQVEAAEARRKLAADMVATGSGETTSETATADKPTE, from the coding sequence ATGCTGCGCAAGCTGTTTTCGTTCAACGGCGGCGTCAAGCCGGACCCGAACAAGGGCGCATCGACGCGCGAACCGATCGCCCGACTGCCGCTGCCGCCGCAGCTGATCATTCCGCTGCACCAGCACATCGGCGGCACGCCGCGTCCGCTGGTCAAGGTGGGCGACCGGGTGCTGCACGGCCAGCGCATCGGTGCCGCCGACGGCAATGTGTCGAGTGCGGTGCACGCGCCGACCTCGGGCACGGTGGTGGCGATCGAGCCGCGGCTGATGCCGCACGCCTCGGGCCTGTCTTCGATGGCCGTGGTGATCGAACCTGACGGGCAGGACCAGCGTATCGAGCGCGAGCCCTTCGACTGGCACGCGGCGACACCGGGCGAGGTACGCGACTACCTGCGCGACGCCGGCGTGGTCGGGCTCGGTGGCGCGGTGTTCCCCAGCCATCTGAAACTGTCTCCGGGCAAGGCCGGCGGCACCGACACGCTGGTGCTGAACGGCGCCGAGTGCGAACCCTTCATCACCTGCGACGACATGCTGATGCGCAGCGAGGCCGAGGACATCCTGCGCGGCGCGCTGGTGATGCAGAAGATGCTGGCGGCGAAGCAGGTGTTGGTCGGCGTCGAGGACAACAAGCCTGAGGCCGCCGCCGCACTGAAGGCCGCCGCCGCGGCGCTCGGTCACGCCTCGCTCGACGTCGTCGTCGTGCCGACGCGCTACCCGGCCGGCGGCGCCAAGCAGCTGATCCGCGTGCTGACCGGCATCGAGGTACCGCACGGCAGCCGCTCGACCGACTTCGGCGTGCAGTGCTTCAACGTGGCGACCGCGCTCGCCGTCTGGAACGCGCTCGAACATGGCGAACCGCTGACCCGCCGCATCGTCACCGTCGCCGGCAATGTGGACCGTCCACGCAATTTCGACGTCGCCATCGGCACACCGATCGGCTTCGTGTTCGAGCATGCCGGCCTGAAGCCGGACACCGACAAGCTCATCATGGGCGGCCCGATGATGGGCATCCCGCTGCCGGGCGTCGAAGCGCCGGTGGTGAAGGCCACCAACTGTCTGCTCGCCTCGTCGCCGGTGCTGTTCCCGCCGCCCGAGCCGGAACTGCCCTGCATCCGCTGCGGCGAATGCGCGCGCGCCTGCCCGGCCGATCTGCAGCCGTTCGAGCTGTACTGGCACTCGCGCGCGCGCAACTTCGGCCGCGCGCAGGAATACCACCTGTTCGACTGCATCGAGTGCGGCTGCTGCGCCTACGTCTGCCCGTCGCACATTCCGCTGGTCGACTACTACCGCTACGCGAAGAGCGAGATCTGGGCGCGCGAGCGCGACAAGGACGCCGCCGATTCGGCGCGCGAACGCTTCGAGTTCCGCAACTGGCGCGCCGAACGCGAGAAGGAAGAGAAGGCGGCCAAGCTGGCGGCACGCAGCGCAGCCAAGCCGGCGGCGAAGCCCGCCGCCACCGACAAGTCGCCGGCCGAGGGTGAAGCAGCCGCCACGCCCGCCGAGGACCCGAAGAAGGCCCTGATCGAAGCGGCGATGGCACGTGCCAAGGCGCAGAAGGAAGCCGTTGCAGCGAAGAACACCGACACGCTGACGCCGGCCCAGCAGGCACAGGTCGAGGCCGCAGAGGCGCGGCGCAAGCTGGCCGCCGACATGGTGGCCACCGGCAGCGGCGAAACGACGAGCGAAACCGCGACGGCCGACAAGCCGACGGAATGA